In Staphylococcus saccharolyticus, one genomic interval encodes:
- the deoD gene encoding purine-nucleoside phosphorylase: protein MTNGTPHIQPNSVKIAKTVLMPGDPLRAKYIADNFLENVEQFNDVRNMFGYTGTYKGKEISVMGSGMGIPSIGIYSYELYNFFNVETIIRVGSCGALQENVNLYDVIIAQAASTNSNYIDQYNIPGHFAPIADFDLVTKAKKAADEIGAVSHVGNVLSSDTFYNADSSFNDAWKKMGILGIEMESAGLYLNAINAGKKALGVFTVSDHILRDEATTPEERQSSFTQMMEIALEIAE from the coding sequence ATGACAAATGGTACACCTCACATTCAACCTAACAGTGTTAAAATCGCCAAAACAGTTTTAATGCCTGGCGATCCTTTACGTGCTAAATATATTGCTGATAATTTTTTAGAAAATGTAGAACAATTTAATGACGTACGTAACATGTTTGGCTACACAGGGACTTATAAAGGTAAAGAAATTTCAGTAATGGGCTCTGGAATGGGTATCCCAAGTATAGGAATTTATTCTTATGAACTATATAACTTTTTCAATGTGGAGACCATTATTCGTGTTGGTTCTTGTGGTGCACTTCAAGAGAATGTGAATCTTTACGATGTAATCATAGCTCAAGCGGCTTCTACAAATTCTAACTATATTGATCAATACAATATTCCTGGACATTTTGCGCCAATTGCAGATTTTGATTTAGTAACAAAAGCTAAAAAAGCTGCAGATGAAATTGGTGCTGTTTCTCATGTTGGAAATGTATTATCATCTGATACGTTTTACAATGCTGATTCATCTTTTAATGACGCATGGAAAAAAATGGGCATCTTAGGTATCGAAATGGAATCAGCAGGGTTGTATTTAAACGCGATAAATGCCGGTAAAAAAGCTTTAGGTGTGTTCACTGTTAGCGACCACATCCTACGTGATGAAGCCACGACTCCAGAAGAAAGACAAAGTTCTTTCACTCAAATGATGGAAATAGCTTTAGAAATTGCTGAATAA